Proteins from one Loktanella sp. M215 genomic window:
- the xth gene encoding exodeoxyribonuclease III, giving the protein MKIATFNINGVKARIEGLTQWLQDSAPDVALLQEIKSVDDGFPRQIIEDLGYNVETHGQKGFNGVAILSKLPLEDVTRGLPGDDADEQARWIEATVVGETAVRLCCLYLPNGNPAPGPKFDYKLAWMDRLHARAKALLADEMPALMAGDYNIIPQSEDAARPDAWREDALFRPDSRAAFRRIVNLGFTEAFRSRTSGPGHYSFWDYQAGAWDKNDGIRIDHLLLTPQCADLLRDCSIESEVRGREKPSDHVPVWIDLAA; this is encoded by the coding sequence ATGAAGATTGCGACGTTCAACATCAACGGCGTCAAGGCCCGGATCGAAGGCCTGACCCAATGGCTGCAGGACAGCGCCCCGGATGTGGCGCTGTTGCAGGAAATTAAATCCGTCGACGACGGCTTTCCCAGACAGATCATCGAAGACCTTGGCTACAACGTTGAAACCCATGGGCAAAAAGGGTTCAACGGGGTTGCGATCCTGTCGAAACTCCCGCTTGAGGATGTGACCCGCGGCCTGCCCGGCGACGATGCCGACGAACAGGCCCGCTGGATCGAGGCGACGGTCGTGGGCGAAACGGCCGTGCGCCTGTGCTGTCTTTACCTGCCCAACGGCAACCCCGCACCCGGCCCGAAGTTCGACTATAAGCTCGCTTGGATGGACCGTCTGCACGCGCGCGCCAAGGCGCTGCTGGCCGACGAGATGCCGGCGCTGATGGCCGGCGACTACAACATCATTCCCCAGTCAGAGGATGCCGCCCGCCCCGACGCCTGGCGCGAGGATGCACTGTTTCGCCCCGACAGTCGTGCGGCGTTCCGGCGAATCGTGAACCTTGGGTTCACCGAGGCGTTCCGCAGCCGCACCAGCGGACCGGGCCATTATTCCTTTTGGGATTATCAGGCCGGGGCCTGGGACAAGAACGACGGCATCCGCATCGACCATCTGCTGCTGACGCCGCAATGCGCTGATTTGCTGCGCGACTGTTCCATCGAATCCGAAGTGCGCGGTCGCGAAAAACCCAGCGATCACGTGCCCGTCTGGATCGATCTTGCAGCGTGA
- a CDS encoding glycoside hydrolase family 3 N-terminal domain-containing protein has product MSANATIFGLSGLRLTEAERTFFRNADPWGFILFARNVDSPDQLRALTADLRDAVGRAAPILIDQEGGRVQRMRSPHWREYLPALDQMTRAADPMRAHYLRNRLIAAELHDVGIDVNCAPLADLVEAQTHPVLRNRLSGETAPVVIEAARVCANAFVAGGVLPVLKHIPGYGRASVDSHLSLPTVTAPRGDLEARDFAPFRALNDIRMGMTAHIVFSDIDAQAPATTSAPMMRVIRDDIGFGGLIMTDDIGMEALSGTPVERAAASTAAGCDIVLHCNGDLSEMPAVAKAAGPMSPAAQARALHALAERRPPQPIDIDAAVRELEALLG; this is encoded by the coding sequence TTGTCCGCTAACGCCACGATCTTCGGCCTGTCCGGCCTGCGACTGACCGAGGCTGAACGCACGTTCTTTCGCAATGCGGACCCTTGGGGTTTCATCCTCTTCGCCCGCAATGTGGACAGCCCCGACCAGCTGCGTGCGCTGACCGCAGATCTGCGCGACGCCGTGGGACGCGCAGCGCCGATCCTGATCGACCAAGAGGGGGGGCGCGTCCAGCGTATGCGCAGCCCGCACTGGCGCGAGTACCTGCCCGCACTCGACCAGATGACCCGCGCCGCCGACCCGATGCGGGCGCATTACCTGCGCAACCGTCTGATCGCCGCCGAACTGCACGACGTCGGGATCGACGTGAATTGCGCGCCCCTGGCCGATCTGGTCGAGGCGCAGACCCACCCTGTCCTGCGCAACCGCCTGTCGGGCGAAACGGCCCCGGTCGTGATCGAGGCCGCCCGCGTCTGTGCCAATGCCTTCGTCGCCGGTGGCGTGCTGCCGGTGCTGAAGCATATCCCCGGCTACGGCCGCGCGAGCGTGGACAGCCACCTGAGCCTGCCCACCGTCACCGCCCCGCGCGGGGATCTGGAGGCGCGGGATTTCGCGCCCTTCCGGGCGCTGAACGATATCCGCATGGGCATGACGGCGCATATCGTCTTTTCCGACATCGACGCGCAGGCGCCCGCCACGACCTCTGCCCCGATGATGCGGGTGATCCGCGACGACATCGGTTTCGGCGGGCTGATCATGACCGACGACATCGGGATGGAGGCGCTGTCGGGCACACCCGTGGAACGGGCCGCAGCGTCCACCGCCGCGGGCTGCGATATTGTCCTGCACTGCAACGGCGATCTGTCAGAAATGCCCGCCGTGGCAAAGGCCGCAGGGCCGATGAGCCCCGCCGCACAGGCCCGCGCCCTACACGCGCTGGCCGAACGCAGGCCCCCTCAGCCGATTGACATCGACGCCGCCGTTCGCGAACTTGAAGCCCTTCTTGGCTGA
- a CDS encoding FAD-dependent monooxygenase, with product MIARSQVAVIGSGIGGLATALALAMQGASVRVFEQAPRIAEVGAGLQITPNGARVLDWLGLGDALDAKGLRAEAVVPMDGLTGRAVTRFDLSRQSPPYRFVARPDLIDMLATACRHRGVEIVLDHRAEALPEADLVVGADGIRSVTRGLLNGDATPQFTGQVAWRATIASAAPPEARIWMLPRRHIVTYPLSSGLLNIVAVQERSAWADEGWHHADDPAHLRDAFPDACGALQKLLMQVEHPHLWGLFQHPVAPVWVTDRVALVGDAAHPTLPFLAQGANLALEDAAVLARQLALHGLADGLPRYQAARRARVTRAIAAASANAANYHLGGPRRVAAHLGLRALGRIAPDAFIGRMNWLYGFDATA from the coding sequence ATGATCGCAAGGTCACAGGTCGCCGTCATCGGTAGCGGCATCGGCGGACTTGCCACAGCGCTGGCCCTTGCAATGCAAGGTGCCAGCGTTCGCGTTTTCGAACAGGCCCCCCGTATTGCAGAGGTCGGCGCCGGCCTGCAGATCACGCCCAACGGTGCCCGCGTGCTGGACTGGCTTGGCCTGGGCGATGCCTTGGATGCCAAGGGGTTACGCGCCGAAGCTGTGGTGCCGATGGACGGCCTGACCGGCCGCGCGGTGACCCGGTTCGACCTGTCGCGGCAATCACCGCCTTACCGCTTTGTCGCGCGACCCGACCTGATCGACATGCTGGCCACCGCCTGCCGCCACCGCGGAGTGGAGATCGTGCTGGATCACCGGGCAGAGGCCCTGCCAGAGGCCGATCTGGTGGTCGGGGCTGACGGCATCCGGTCCGTGACGCGCGGCCTGCTGAACGGTGACGCCACGCCGCAGTTTACCGGTCAGGTCGCATGGCGTGCGACGATTGCCAGTGCGGCCCCGCCAGAGGCGCGGATCTGGATGCTGCCGCGCCGCCATATCGTGACCTACCCCTTGTCCAGTGGCCTGCTGAACATCGTGGCGGTGCAGGAACGCAGCGCCTGGGCCGACGAAGGCTGGCACCACGCCGACGATCCGGCACACCTGCGCGACGCTTTCCCCGATGCCTGCGGTGCCTTGCAGAAGCTGTTGATGCAGGTGGAACACCCGCATCTGTGGGGCCTGTTCCAGCATCCCGTGGCCCCGGTCTGGGTGACGGACCGAGTCGCGCTTGTTGGGGATGCGGCGCATCCGACGCTGCCGTTTCTGGCGCAGGGTGCGAACCTCGCGCTGGAGGATGCAGCCGTTCTTGCGCGTCAGCTGGCGCTGCACGGTCTGGCGGACGGTCTGCCGCGCTATCAGGCGGCGCGGCGCGCCCGCGTGACCCGCGCGATTGCCGCGGCCAGCGCCAATGCGGCGAATTATCACTTAGGGGGACCGCGGCGGGTTGCGGCACATCTGGGGCTGCGGGCCTTGGGTCGGATCGCACCCGACGCCTTCATCGGGCGGATGAACTGGCTGTATGGTTTCGATGCCACGGCCTAG
- a CDS encoding HesB/IscA family protein codes for MTLPPTVTPRAFGRLAEIGAAAQGKALRIAVEGGGCSGFQYEIALDDPKADDLKLEAEGETVVIDSVSLPFLASAVIDFSEELIGARFVIENPNATSSCGCGTSFSI; via the coding sequence CTGACCCTGCCCCCCACCGTCACCCCCCGCGCCTTTGGCCGCCTGGCCGAGATCGGTGCAGCCGCGCAAGGCAAGGCCCTGCGGATCGCGGTCGAAGGTGGCGGCTGTTCGGGATTTCAGTACGAAATCGCGCTGGACGACCCCAAGGCCGACGACCTGAAGCTGGAGGCCGAAGGCGAGACCGTCGTGATTGATTCCGTGTCCCTGCCCTTTCTCGCCTCGGCGGTCATCGACTTTTCAGAAGAGCTGATCGGCGCCCGCTTCGTGATCGAGAATCCGAACGCCACCTCGTCCTGCGGCTGCGGGACGTCCTTTTCAATCTGA
- the argS gene encoding arginine--tRNA ligase has translation MNIFADLRALVIATLGEMERDGLLPAGLSTDAVSVEPPRDAGHGDMATNAAMVLAKPANMKPREIADALAARLTADPRVVSADVAGPGFLNLRLADTVWQALIVDALTDPGFGRGTLGANQKVLVEYVSANPTGPLHVGHTRGAVFGDALASLLDYAGYDVTREYYINDGGAQVDVLARSVYLRYQEAHDLSVDWPEGTYPGDYLIDVGEALKAKVGDIWLDQPEDVWLEEVRLFATEAMMDLIRADLSKLNITMDNFYSEKSLYGTGKIEKAIARLDAAGLIYRGTLEPPKGKMPEDWEPREQTLFKSTAHGDDVDRPVQKSDGAWTYFAPDIAYHYDKIERGFDALIDVFGADHGGYVKRMKAAVSALSNGRVPLDVKLTQLVKLYQNGEPFKMSKRAGTFITLSDVVDEVGADVTRFHMLTRKNDAPLDFDFAKVTEQSKDNPVFYVQYAHARVNSVLRKAGEAGIAVDDATLAGADLSGLAHPAELAIARKVAEWPRMVEIAAKGHEPHKIAFYLYDLASDLHGLWNLGNSDTSLRFLQDGDNATSQSKIALIRAVQVVIAAGLGILGVTPVQEMR, from the coding sequence ATGAACATCTTTGCAGACCTGCGCGCCCTCGTCATCGCCACCCTTGGCGAGATGGAGCGAGACGGTCTGCTGCCGGCAGGGCTGTCCACGGACGCTGTCTCGGTCGAGCCGCCGCGGGATGCGGGCCACGGCGACATGGCGACCAACGCGGCGATGGTGCTGGCCAAGCCCGCGAACATGAAACCGCGCGAGATCGCCGATGCGCTGGCCGCCCGCCTGACCGCCGATCCGCGCGTCGTCAGCGCCGATGTGGCCGGCCCCGGTTTCCTGAACCTGCGGCTGGCCGATACGGTCTGGCAGGCCCTGATCGTCGACGCGCTGACCGACCCCGGTTTCGGGCGCGGCACACTGGGTGCGAACCAAAAGGTGCTGGTCGAATACGTCAGCGCCAACCCCACCGGGCCGCTGCACGTCGGTCACACGCGGGGCGCCGTCTTTGGCGACGCATTGGCCAGCCTGCTGGACTATGCGGGCTATGACGTGACGCGGGAATACTACATCAACGATGGCGGCGCGCAGGTCGATGTCCTCGCCCGGTCCGTTTATTTGCGCTACCAAGAGGCGCATGATCTGAGCGTCGACTGGCCCGAAGGCACCTATCCCGGCGACTATCTGATCGACGTGGGCGAGGCATTGAAAGCCAAGGTGGGCGACATCTGGCTGGACCAGCCAGAGGATGTCTGGCTGGAAGAAGTCCGGTTGTTCGCCACCGAGGCGATGATGGATTTGATCCGCGCGGACCTCTCCAAGCTGAACATCACGATGGATAATTTCTATTCGGAAAAGTCCCTTTACGGCACCGGCAAGATCGAAAAGGCGATTGCGCGCTTGGATGCGGCCGGCCTGATCTATCGCGGCACGCTGGAACCGCCGAAGGGCAAAATGCCCGAGGATTGGGAGCCGCGCGAGCAGACGCTGTTCAAATCCACCGCCCACGGCGACGACGTGGACCGGCCGGTGCAGAAATCCGACGGCGCCTGGACCTATTTCGCGCCCGACATCGCCTATCACTATGACAAGATCGAACGTGGCTTTGACGCGCTGATCGACGTCTTCGGCGCCGACCACGGCGGCTATGTCAAGCGGATGAAGGCCGCCGTATCCGCGCTGTCGAACGGTCGCGTGCCGCTGGACGTCAAGCTGACGCAGTTGGTGAAGCTTTACCAGAACGGCGAGCCGTTCAAGATGTCCAAGCGGGCAGGGACGTTCATCACCCTGTCCGACGTCGTGGACGAGGTCGGCGCCGATGTGACCCGGTTCCACATGCTGACCCGCAAGAACGACGCGCCGCTTGATTTCGACTTTGCGAAGGTGACCGAGCAGTCCAAGGACAACCCGGTCTTTTACGTGCAATACGCCCATGCCCGCGTGAACTCTGTTCTGCGCAAGGCGGGCGAGGCTGGGATCGCTGTGGATGACGCGACGCTGGCGGGGGCCGATCTGTCCGGCCTGGCCCATCCGGCAGAGCTTGCCATCGCGCGCAAGGTCGCCGAATGGCCCCGCATGGTCGAGATCGCGGCCAAGGGTCACGAGCCGCACAAGATCGCCTTCTACCTCTACGATCTGGCATCCGACCTGCATGGCTTGTGGAATCTGGGTAACAGCGACACCAGCCTGCGGTTCCTTCAGGATGGCGACAATGCCACATCGCAGTCCAAGATCGCCCTGATCCGCGCCGTGCAGGTTGTGATCGCAGCGGGCTTGGGTATTCTTGGCGTCACACCGGTCCAAGAGATGCGCTAA
- a CDS encoding SPOR domain-containing protein, producing MAVYDEVNAPGRLADVAGRYTQYAGAAVSLTLMIGVAVWGTQTILRDVSGVPVVRAMQGDMRVAPDDPGGDVADHRGLAVNAVAAVGEAAAPEDTLTLAPRTFELAEEDLETAPLSAATPDPLAAAEAVAAPAAPTGPMTADDILALADQISAGITPMAALEPVADAEDDAGENPVMTVDGEEVDASEIANIDAEDPIAMALAEAMNSDVAAPAATVPTGGLRSTVRPMLRPLRATPAVATASDLAPAVVTVAAVAPQDLAAQPAAVQTPAALPSEALLTDSLPVGTKLVQLGAFPSPAEAAKEWDRLVERFGEVLAVKGRVIEPATTGGSTFYRLRASGFDGLEGARAFCQTMEAGRTVCTPVVVR from the coding sequence ATGGCAGTATATGACGAGGTGAATGCACCCGGCCGTCTGGCGGACGTGGCCGGACGCTATACGCAATACGCGGGCGCGGCCGTCAGCCTGACGCTGATGATCGGTGTCGCCGTCTGGGGCACCCAGACCATCCTGCGCGACGTCAGCGGCGTGCCCGTCGTACGCGCGATGCAGGGCGACATGCGCGTGGCCCCCGACGATCCCGGCGGCGATGTGGCCGACCATCGCGGTCTGGCCGTCAACGCCGTCGCCGCTGTGGGCGAGGCTGCGGCCCCCGAAGATACCCTGACCCTCGCGCCGCGCACCTTCGAGCTGGCCGAGGAAGATCTGGAAACCGCACCGCTGTCGGCCGCGACCCCCGATCCACTGGCGGCCGCAGAGGCTGTTGCCGCACCTGCTGCACCGACCGGGCCAATGACGGCGGACGACATTCTGGCGCTGGCTGACCAGATTTCGGCCGGTATCACGCCGATGGCGGCGCTGGAGCCGGTCGCGGACGCCGAGGATGACGCAGGTGAAAACCCTGTCATGACCGTTGACGGCGAGGAAGTGGACGCCAGCGAGATCGCAAACATCGACGCCGAAGACCCGATCGCCATGGCCTTGGCCGAGGCGATGAATTCAGACGTCGCCGCCCCCGCCGCCACGGTGCCGACCGGCGGCCTGCGGTCGACCGTCCGTCCGATGCTGCGTCCGCTGCGCGCCACGCCCGCCGTCGCCACGGCCAGCGATCTGGCCCCGGCCGTCGTCACTGTCGCCGCAGTCGCGCCGCAGGACCTGGCGGCGCAGCCGGCAGCGGTTCAGACGCCGGCCGCTCTCCCATCAGAGGCGCTGCTGACCGACTCGCTGCCCGTGGGCACGAAACTGGTGCAGCTTGGCGCCTTTCCCTCGCCTGCAGAGGCGGCAAAGGAATGGGATCGCCTTGTCGAACGTTTCGGCGAGGTGCTGGCGGTCAAGGGCCGCGTGATCGAGCCTGCGACGACCGGTGGATCGACCTTCTACCGGCTGCGGGCCAGCGGGTTTGACGGGCTGGAAGGCGCGCGCGCCTTCTGCCAGACGATGGAAGCGGGCCGCACGGTCTGCACCCCCGTCGTTGTCCGCTAA
- a CDS encoding cation:proton antiporter, with product MAIETVPGALSPVIAIALVGGLGVGSQWLAWRLRMPAIVLMLLAGIIIGPVLGVFDPARDIGPLMAPIIAIAVAIILFEGGLTLNFHQLRDAAVGVRRLVFIGAPLGWLLSALTLHFGAGLTWSSSWVFGGILIVTGPTVIAPLLRTARLSKRPAKLLQWEAIVNDPLGAMAAVLAFEVVLVLNRAETVGSAMLDLVVGIGASIAMGLAAGYGLAAAFRRGWVPEYMKVSILFALLLGIFGISDAVLHESGLLAVTVMGIVIANANLPSYEELRQFKEHATILLVSGVFILLAANLDFAALELLTWRAAIFLVLIIFVARPVTVFASLLGSGIPWREQVLIAFTGPRGVVLVAVAGLFAERLLELGFEDAALIGPLAFVLVAATVVLHGFTLKPFARFLGLAGADNPGVLIIGGSPWTTALAEALVKAEVPVLMTDPNFGHLRAARSAGIATYSGDILSEGAEQRLELISYATVLAATDNDAYNTLTATDLAAEFGRENVFQVARTKTDSARHMLPASLGGRPFAHGATYDEMNDHIAAGWTFRTTRLTEEFGLTDWAAKRPASHLVARILPSGEFRMVNDIADMRGIPDTRIIALRPPETDADGSIAPQPPADA from the coding sequence ATGGCCATTGAGACAGTCCCCGGCGCGTTGAGCCCCGTCATTGCCATAGCACTTGTGGGCGGCCTTGGCGTGGGCAGCCAGTGGCTGGCGTGGCGTCTGCGGATGCCGGCCATCGTGCTGATGTTGCTGGCGGGAATCATCATCGGCCCGGTGCTGGGCGTCTTCGATCCAGCCCGCGACATCGGCCCGCTGATGGCGCCGATCATCGCCATCGCCGTAGCGATCATCCTGTTCGAGGGCGGCCTCACGCTCAATTTCCATCAGTTGCGCGACGCCGCCGTCGGCGTGCGCCGCCTCGTGTTTATCGGCGCGCCGCTGGGCTGGCTCTTGTCGGCGCTGACACTGCATTTCGGGGCGGGCCTCACGTGGTCGTCGTCATGGGTCTTCGGCGGCATCCTGATCGTCACGGGGCCGACCGTCATCGCCCCCCTGTTGCGCACCGCGCGCCTGTCCAAGCGCCCCGCCAAGCTGCTGCAGTGGGAGGCGATCGTGAACGACCCCCTCGGCGCCATGGCCGCCGTGCTGGCGTTCGAGGTCGTGTTGGTCCTGAACCGGGCCGAGACCGTGGGCAGTGCGATGCTGGATCTGGTCGTCGGCATCGGCGCCTCGATCGCGATGGGGCTGGCGGCGGGCTACGGTCTGGCCGCGGCGTTCCGGCGCGGCTGGGTGCCCGAATACATGAAGGTCTCGATCCTGTTTGCGCTGCTCTTGGGCATCTTTGGCATATCCGACGCGGTGCTGCACGAAAGCGGCCTGCTGGCCGTGACCGTCATGGGCATCGTGATCGCCAACGCGAACCTGCCGTCTTACGAGGAACTGCGCCAGTTCAAGGAACACGCGACCATTCTGCTGGTGTCCGGCGTGTTCATCCTGCTGGCCGCGAACCTCGATTTTGCCGCACTGGAACTGCTAACGTGGCGGGCCGCGATCTTCCTCGTGCTGATCATCTTCGTCGCCCGTCCGGTGACGGTCTTCGCGTCCCTGCTGGGGTCCGGCATCCCGTGGCGCGAACAGGTGCTGATCGCCTTCACCGGTCCGCGCGGCGTGGTGCTGGTCGCCGTGGCGGGCCTCTTTGCCGAACGTCTGCTGGAACTGGGGTTCGAAGATGCAGCCCTGATCGGGCCGCTGGCCTTCGTCCTCGTGGCGGCGACCGTGGTGCTGCACGGCTTCACCCTCAAACCCTTTGCCCGGTTTCTGGGGCTGGCGGGTGCCGACAATCCCGGTGTGCTGATCATCGGCGGCTCGCCGTGGACGACGGCATTGGCCGAGGCGCTGGTCAAGGCAGAGGTGCCTGTCCTGATGACCGATCCGAACTTTGGCCACCTGCGCGCCGCGCGCTCTGCAGGCATCGCCACCTATTCCGGCGACATCCTGTCCGAAGGGGCAGAGCAGCGGCTGGAACTGATCAGCTATGCCACCGTGCTGGCGGCCACCGACAACGATGCCTACAACACCCTGACCGCCACCGACCTTGCCGCCGAATTCGGCCGGGAAAACGTGTTTCAGGTGGCGCGGACCAAGACCGACTCGGCCCGCCACATGCTGCCTGCATCGCTGGGGGGGCGGCCCTTTGCCCACGGTGCCACCTACGACGAGATGAATGACCACATCGCCGCGGGCTGGACCTTTCGCACCACCCGCCTGACCGAGGAGTTCGGGCTGACGGATTGGGCCGCCAAGCGTCCCGCGTCCCATCTCGTGGCACGGATACTGCCATCGGGCGAGTTCCGGATGGTCAACGACATCGCCGATATGCGCGGCATCCCGGACACCCGGATCATCGCGCTGCGCCCTCCTGAAACCGATGCCGATGGCAGCATCGCGCCGCAGCCGCCCGCAGACGCCTGA
- a CDS encoding segregation and condensation protein A, whose protein sequence is MAQDQHAASPDSVADRIAGEALIVDVGAFEGPLDLLLTLSRTQKVDLRKISILELARQYLAFVEQAKRLRLELAADYLVMAAWLAFLKSRLLLPPDPADEGPSGEELAAHLAFQLERLEAMRNVAARLMGRDQLGRDIFARGITQDVTRVRRVTYTATLLDLMQGYARIRTRDDFRPFVMDRDNLMTMEQALDRMRHLIGFAGEWTDIASYLPADWDHDPVRRRTATAAHFAASLELAKEGRIEIRQGDTFAPIHIRKRLPRDV, encoded by the coding sequence ATGGCACAGGATCAGCACGCGGCGTCGCCTGACAGTGTCGCCGACCGCATCGCCGGCGAGGCGCTGATTGTCGACGTCGGTGCCTTTGAGGGGCCGCTCGACCTGTTGCTGACGCTGTCGCGCACCCAAAAGGTCGATCTGCGCAAGATCTCGATCCTTGAACTGGCGCGGCAATACCTCGCCTTCGTCGAACAGGCGAAACGCCTGCGGCTGGAATTGGCGGCGGATTACCTCGTGATGGCCGCCTGGCTCGCCTTTCTGAAATCCCGCCTCTTGTTGCCGCCCGATCCCGCCGACGAGGGGCCGTCTGGCGAGGAACTCGCAGCCCACCTCGCGTTCCAGCTGGAACGGCTGGAGGCGATGCGCAATGTCGCCGCCCGCCTGATGGGGCGAGATCAGCTGGGCCGCGACATCTTTGCCCGCGGCATCACCCAGGACGTGACCCGCGTGCGCCGCGTGACATATACCGCGACGCTGCTGGACCTGATGCAGGGCTATGCGCGCATCCGCACCCGCGACGATTTTCGTCCCTTCGTCATGGACCGCGACAACCTGATGACGATGGAACAGGCGCTGGACCGGATGCGCCACCTGATCGGATTTGCGGGCGAATGGACGGATATCGCAAGCTATCTGCCCGCAGACTGGGACCACGACCCGGTCCGCCGCCGCACCGCTACCGCGGCGCATTTCGCGGCCTCGCTGGAACTCGCCAAGGAAGGCCGGATCGAGATCCGGCAGGGCGATACCTTTGCGCCCATCCACATCCGCAAACGGCTACCCCGCGATGTCTGA
- the dksA gene encoding RNA polymerase-binding protein DksA, with amino-acid sequence MKAEAFLPDDYRPAEDEPFMNERQIEYFRRKLLTWKADLLEDSRDTVAGMKDQTRNIPDVADRASEETDRSIELRTRDRQRKLVSKIDAALRRIDEGEFGYCVISGEPISLKRLDARPIATMTLEAQERHERREKVHRDD; translated from the coding sequence ATGAAAGCTGAAGCTTTTCTGCCGGACGACTACCGCCCTGCCGAAGACGAGCCGTTCATGAACGAGCGGCAGATCGAATACTTCCGACGCAAGCTTTTGACCTGGAAGGCCGATCTGCTGGAAGACAGCCGCGACACCGTCGCCGGCATGAAGGACCAGACCCGCAACATTCCCGACGTGGCCGACCGTGCCAGTGAGGAAACCGACCGGTCGATCGAGCTGCGCACCCGCGACCGCCAGCGCAAGCTGGTCAGCAAGATCGACGCCGCCCTGCGCCGCATCGACGAGGGCGAGTTCGGCTATTGCGTCATCTCGGGCGAGCCGATCAGCCTCAAGCGGCTGGACGCGCGTCCCATCGCCACCATGACGCTGGAGGCGCAGGAGCGTCACGAGCGGCGCGAGAAGGTGCATCGCGACGACTGA
- a CDS encoding deoxyguanosinetriphosphate triphosphohydrolase has product MAAPYATDPATARGRLYPEEESHFRSPFQRDRDRIIHASAFRRLKHKTQVFIEHEGDYFRTRLTHSIEVAQVARTVAAALHLNVELTEAVALAHDLGHTPFGHTGEEALDRLMQPYGGFDHNAQALRIVTDLERHYAEWDGLNLTWETLEGIAKHNGPVPKPYPWALTAYNQRHDLELDTHASAEAQVAALSDDIAYNNHDLHDGLRAELFSTDELAELPVLKDCFARVDAKYPGLNYYRRRHEALRRFFGVLVEDVINVSAANLKAFDPKSVADIRHAGRMMIQFTPALWTDLKVIRQFLFERMYRAPAVVDMRIAVTQMIDELFPFYLTNPDELPKQWRKEVADARDDQTLARIVADYIAGMTDRFAIQEHARLIGGTDVPPGVTDGH; this is encoded by the coding sequence ATGGCAGCCCCCTACGCGACAGATCCCGCCACCGCGCGCGGCCGGCTTTATCCTGAAGAGGAAAGCCATTTCCGTTCGCCCTTTCAAAGGGATCGCGACCGGATCATCCATGCGTCAGCGTTTCGCAGGCTGAAACACAAGACGCAGGTCTTCATTGAACACGAAGGCGATTATTTCCGCACGCGCCTGACGCATTCGATCGAGGTCGCACAGGTCGCCCGCACCGTGGCCGCCGCACTGCACCTGAATGTAGAGCTGACCGAAGCCGTGGCGCTGGCGCACGACCTTGGCCACACGCCCTTTGGCCATACCGGAGAGGAGGCGCTGGATCGCCTGATGCAGCCCTACGGCGGCTTCGATCACAACGCGCAGGCGCTGCGGATCGTGACCGATCTGGAACGGCACTATGCCGAGTGGGACGGCCTGAACCTGACGTGGGAGACGCTGGAAGGCATCGCCAAGCATAACGGCCCGGTGCCCAAACCCTACCCCTGGGCGCTGACGGCCTATAACCAGCGCCACGATCTGGAACTGGACACCCACGCGAGCGCCGAGGCGCAGGTCGCGGCCCTGTCCGACGACATTGCTTATAATAACCATGACTTGCACGACGGTCTTCGCGCTGAATTGTTCAGCACGGACGAGCTGGCAGAGTTGCCGGTGCTGAAAGATTGTTTCGCCCGCGTCGATGCGAAATATCCGGGCCTGAATTATTACCGCCGCCGGCACGAAGCGCTGCGGCGGTTCTTTGGCGTGCTGGTCGAGGATGTGATCAACGTCAGTGCTGCGAACCTCAAGGCCTTCGATCCGAAATCCGTGGCCGACATCCGTCACGCCGGGCGCATGATGATCCAGTTCACCCCGGCGCTGTGGACCGACCTCAAGGTGATCCGGCAGTTTCTGTTCGAACGGATGTACCGCGCGCCTGCGGTTGTCGACATGCGGATCGCTGTCACGCAGATGATCGACGAGCTGTTTCCGTTCTATCTGACTAATCCAGATGAACTTCCCAAACAATGGCGCAAGGAAGTGGCCGATGCGCGGGACGATCAGACCTTGGCGCGGATCGTGGCGGACTATATCGCCGGGATGACCGACCGATTTGCAATTCAGGAACATGCCCGTCTGATCGGCGGCACCGACGTTCCGCCCGGAGTGACCGATGGCCATTGA